From a region of the Salarias fasciatus chromosome 6, fSalaFa1.1, whole genome shotgun sequence genome:
- the LOC115389520 gene encoding C-type lectin lectoxin-Lio2-like: MDRPLSRSYKYHSLEMISVMNYEKKTWEEALEHCREEHSDLISIASETDRLLAQTEMQCYDLTEHVWIGLRFLADQWLWVDGKTMVYKAWPQGGDKDHQCPTWRRCGALTVEGLWGNYNCEEKRYFLCK; encoded by the exons ATGGATCGGCCTTTATCGAGATCCTACAAATACCACTCGCTGGAAATG aTTTCTGTGATGAACTATGAGAAGAAGACTtgggaggaggctctggagcactgcagagaggagcacagtGATCTGATCAGCATCGCCTCTGAAACCGACCGTCTTCTCGCACAAACTGAGATGCAGTGCTACGACTTGACTGAACATGTGTGGATCGGCCTGCGTTTCCTCGCTGACCAGTGGCTGTGGGTGGACGGAAAGACAATGGTGTACAAAGCCTGGCCCCAAGGAGGAGACAAGGACCACCAGTGTCCAACGTGGAGACGCTGTGGAGCTCTGACAGTGGAGGGACTGTGGGGAAACTATAACTGTGAGGAGAAACGCTACTTTCTCTGCAAATGA
- the LOC115389522 gene encoding snaclec VP12 subunit B-like, with product MNYEKKTWEEALEHCREEHSDLISIASETDRLLAQTEMQCYDLTEPVWIGLRFLADQWLWVDGETMVYKAWPQGGDKDHQCPTWRRCGALTVEGLWGNYNCEEKRYFLCK from the coding sequence ATGAACTATGAGAAGAAGACTtgggaggaggctctggagcactgcagagaggagcacagtGATCTGATCAGCATCGCCTCTGAAACCGACCGTCTTCTCGCACAAACTGAGATGCAGTGCTACGACTTGACTGAACCTGTGTGGATCGGCCTGCGTTTCCTCGCTGACCAGTGGCTGTGGGTGGACGGAGAGACAATGGTGTACAAAGCCTGGCCCCAAGGAGGAGACAAGGACCACCAGTGTCCAACGTGGAGACGCTGTGGAGCTCTAACAGTGGAGGGACTGTGGGGAAACTATAACTGTGAGGAGAAACGCTACTTTCTCTGCAAATGA